In Mytilus edulis chromosome 4, xbMytEdul2.2, whole genome shotgun sequence, the following proteins share a genomic window:
- the LOC139519116 gene encoding uncharacterized protein codes for MPYLGYITASIELPGAATNGSRHLCLFLVVPDSNYNREVPLLLGTNILKEIMEDVKLRFGTKFLQHVNLHTNLYLTFRCLLLREKELQKRSNRLGLVKSAEGKTIKILPNRDVIVQGYTDHELPYHTVCAMLQPTDKAAIPTDLDVVPTLLSYSYRNNGTIPVHISNVTTRTVTISPNAILCEIQPVSVADIEIDDDLDEDPTHQVTMPTNLSDVQLQQGKDLI; via the coding sequence ATGCCATACTTAGGATACATCACAGCTAGCATAGAGTTACCAGGAGCAGCAACAAATGGTAGTCGTCacctttgtttgtttttggttGTACCTGACAGCAATTACAACAGAGAGGTTCCACTACTACTTGGTACTAACATATTAAAGGAAATCATGGAAGATGTCAAGTTACGGTTTGGTACAAAGTTTCTTCAACATGTCAACCTACATACCAACTTGTACCTTACCTTTCGATGTTTGCTATTGAGAGAGAAGGAACTTCAGAAGAGGTCAAACAGATTGGGACTTGTAAAATCGGCTGAAGGAAAGACCATCAAGATTCTTCCAAACAGAGATGTAATTGTCCAAGGTTACACAGATCATGAGTTACCGTACCACACAGTATGTGCTATGCTACAACCAACTGATAAAGCAGCTATTCCAACTGACTTAGATGTGGTTCCTACATTGTTGTCATACAGTTACAGAAACAACGGCACTATTCCAGTTCACATAAGCAACGTCACCACTAGGACAGTTACTATTTCGCCGAATGCCATCTTATGCGAGATACAGCCAGTTTCCGTAGCTGATATAGAGATAGATGATGATTTAGATGAGGATCCTACACATCAAGTTACCATGCCAACGAACTTGTCAGATGTACAATTGCAGCAAGGGAAAGATTTGATCTAA